A single window of Gossypium arboreum isolate Shixiya-1 chromosome 13, ASM2569848v2, whole genome shotgun sequence DNA harbors:
- the LOC108484403 gene encoding mitochondrial import inner membrane translocase subunit TIM9, protein MDKNMLAALEGLPEEDKARMSAMIDHLQLRDSLRMYNSLVERCFTDCIDNFTRKTLQKQEETCVTRCAEKFLKHSMRVGMRFAELNSQAPTQD, encoded by the exons ATGGACAAGAACATGTTAGCAGCACTCGAGGGTCTCCCTGAAGAAGATAAGGCCCGAATGTCCGCCATGATCGACCACCTTCAGCTTCGTGACAG TTTGAGAATGTACAATTCACTCGTCGAGAGATGCTTCACCGACTGCATCGACAACTTCACTCGCAAGACGTTGCAGAAGCAAGAGGAAACCTGTGTGACACGATGCGCTGAGAAGTTCTTGAAGCACTCGATGCGCGTAGGCATGAGGTTCGCGGAGCTTAATTCGCAAGCACCAACGCAAGATTGA
- the LOC108484470 gene encoding U-box domain-containing protein 33-like isoform X4, with amino-acid sequence MEVHISIVTIEANQVHKGIVQLVKRHGIRNLVMGAIPENCMSMKKSSSKSSYAAKYVPCFCDIWFVDKGKLVWTREASEEPCLSTPASQAAVTAKSSRSNSLPHRNSDSLVHPDNLRSNSCLTITFAASSTQLTESIVAQTDVSLSPRLSSFSNLSSPRFTNGSKCASSEMRLSLDSYSKDEDENLYRQLGEASMEAKASKNEALAESLKRQKLELEAMEAINKIKDLESARVHEVKLREKAEEALRATVQEREKLIKEKEEAMEELQRTTRNVTLLNGCVQEANCKHDEVAGKLKLIQASIMTLREEKQRIRRQKLEAVRWLERWRSRGQAGATTCNGFIGIVEDLPELAEFSLADVQTATCNFSESFKIGKGGHGCVYKGEMLGRTVAIKKLYPHNMQGQSEFQQEAQVLSKLQHPHLVTLLGVCPEAWSLVYEYVPNGSLQDRLFRKTSVSPLTWKIRARIVAEISSALCFLHSAKPEKIVHGDLKPENILLDSELSCKICDFGISRLVTEDNLYCPSFRCSTEPKGAFPYSDPEFQRIGVPTPKSDIYAFGLIILQMLTRRPPVGLAGEVRKAISSGKLALILDKSAGEWPMFVARRLVDLGLQCCESYGRDRPDLKPSVVRELGQLHVTEERPVPSFFLCPILQEIMHDPQVAADGFTYEGEALRGWLENGRETSPMTNLKLSHLHLTPNHAIRQAIQNWLCKA; translated from the exons TTGCATGAGTATGAAAAAGAGCTCCAGCAAATCTAGTTATGCTGCAAAGTATGTTCCCTGCTTTTGCGATATATGGTTTGTCGATAAAGGGAAACTTGTTTGGACGAGGGAAGCCTCTGAAGAACCGTGTTTGTCTACACCAGCCAGTCAAGCGGCTGTTACTGCAAAATCTTCGAGGTCTAACTCACTGCCCCATCGTAACAGTGATTCATTAGTCCACCCTGACAATCTTCGTTCTAACTCTTGTTTGACCATAACGTTTGCTGCAAGTAGTACCCAATTGACCGAGAGTATAGTGGCACAAACGGACGTGTCTCTTTCACCGAGGTTATCTAGCTTCAGCAATTTGTCTAGCCCAAGATTTACTAATGGCTCCAAATGTGCTTCTTCTGAAATGAGATTGTCTTTAGATTCTTATTCAAAGGATGAGGATGAAAATCTGTACCGTCAGCTTGGAGAAGCGAGTATGGAAGCTAAGGCATCAAAGAATGAAGCATTAGCGGAGTCGTTAAAACGCCAAAAACTGGAGTTGGAAGCTATGGAAGCTATCAACAAG ATCAAAGATCTCGAATCTGCCCGTGTTCATGAAGTCAAGCTTAGAGAGAAAGCCGAGGAAGCCCTTAGAGCTACCGTGCAAGAACGAGAAAAGCTCataaaagagaaagaagaagCAATGGAAGAGCTACAGAGGACCACAAGAAACGTCACCCTACTAAACGGTTGTGTACAAGAAGCGAATTGTAAACATGATGAAGTTGCTGGCAAATTGAAACTAATCCAAGCATCTATCATGACTTTGCGAGAGGAAAAGCAGAGAATCAGACGACAAAAACTAGAAGCCGTTCGTTGGTTAGAACGTTGGAGAAGTCGCGGGCAAGCTGGAGCCACTACTTGTAATGGTTTCATCGGGATAGTCGAAGATTTGCCCGAGTTAGCTGAATTTTCATTGGCAGATGTCCAAACCGCAACGTGCAATTTCTCTGAAAGCTTCAAAATTGGAAAGGGAGGACACGGTTGTGTTTACAAGGGGGAAATGCTGGGTCGAACTGTGGCTATAAAGAAGTTGTATCCGCACAACATGCAAGGGCAATCTGAGTTTCAACAGGAG GCTCAAGTTCTCAGCAAATTACAACATCCTCATTTGGTAACTTTGCTCGGTGTATGCCCCGAAGCCTGGTCCCTGGTTTATGAGTATGTGCCCAATGGAAGTCTCCAAGACCGGCTTTTCCGGAAAACAAGTGTTTCTCCCTTGACTTGGAAGATTCGAGCACGGATAGTAGCCGAAATCTCCAGTGCTCTTTGCTTTCTGCACTCTGCCAAACCGGAAAAGATAGTCCATGGTGATTTGAAACCCGAAAACATTCTTCTTGATTCAGAACTAAGTTGCAAGATTTGCGATTTTGGTATCTCGAGGTTGGTCACGGAGGATAATCTATATTGCCCGAGTTTCCGTTGTAGTACAGAGCCAAAGGGTGCTTTCCCATATTCGGATCCAGAATTTCAGAGGATAGGTGTCCCGACTCCTAAGTCCGACATTTATGCCTTTGGGTTGATCATTCTACAGATGCTCACTAGAAGGCCACCAGTTGGGTTAGCCGGTGAGGTTCGAAAAGCCATATCGAGCGGTAAATTAGCTTTGATACTTGATAAATCAGCTGGAGAATGGCCTATGTTCGTGGCAAGACGTTTGGTTGATCTGGGGCTACAATGCTGTGAATCGTACGGTAGGGATCGGCCTGATCTAAAACCATCTGTGGTGAGGGAACTAGGGCAGTTGCATGTCACAGAGGAACGACCAGTGCCGTCTTTCTTTTTATGCCCCATTCTTCAG gaAATAATGCACGACCCTCAAGTGGCGGCCGATGGATTCACATACGAAGGAGAAGCCTTGCGTGGCTGGTTGGAAAATGGCCGTGAAACTTCACCGATGACTAATTTGAAGTTGAGTCATTTGCATCTTACTCCGAACCACGCCATACGTCAAGCCATTCAAAACTGGCTTTGCAAAGCTTGA
- the LOC108484470 gene encoding U-box domain-containing protein 33-like isoform X5, with product MGAIPENCMSMKKSSSKSSYAAKYVPCFCDIWFVDKGKLVWTREASEEPCLSTPASQAAVTAKSSRSNSLPHRNSDSLVHPDNLRSNSCLTITFAASSTQLTESIVAQTDVSLSPRLSSFSNLSSPRFTNGSKCASSEMRLSLDSYSKDEDENLYRQLGEASMEAKASKNEALAESLKRQKLELEAMEAINKIKDLESARVHEVKLREKAEEALRATVQEREKLIKEKEEAMEELQRTTRNVTLLNGCVQEANCKHDEVAGKLKLIQASIMTLREEKQRIRRQKLEAVRWLERWRSRGQAGATTCNGFIGIVEDLPELAEFSLADVQTATCNFSESFKIGKGGHGCVYKGEMLGRTVAIKKLYPHNMQGQSEFQQEAQVLSKLQHPHLVTLLGVCPEAWSLVYEYVPNGSLQDRLFRKTSVSPLTWKIRARIVAEISSALCFLHSAKPEKIVHGDLKPENILLDSELSCKICDFGISRLVTEDNLYCPSFRCSTEPKGAFPYSDPEFQRIGVPTPKSDIYAFGLIILQMLTRRPPVGLAGEVRKAISSGKLALILDKSAGEWPMFVARRLVDLGLQCCESYGRDRPDLKPSVVRELGQLHVTEERPVPSFFLCPILQEIMHDPQVAADGFTYEGEALRGWLENGRETSPMTNLKLSHLHLTPNHAIRQAIQNWLCKA from the exons TTGCATGAGTATGAAAAAGAGCTCCAGCAAATCTAGTTATGCTGCAAAGTATGTTCCCTGCTTTTGCGATATATGGTTTGTCGATAAAGGGAAACTTGTTTGGACGAGGGAAGCCTCTGAAGAACCGTGTTTGTCTACACCAGCCAGTCAAGCGGCTGTTACTGCAAAATCTTCGAGGTCTAACTCACTGCCCCATCGTAACAGTGATTCATTAGTCCACCCTGACAATCTTCGTTCTAACTCTTGTTTGACCATAACGTTTGCTGCAAGTAGTACCCAATTGACCGAGAGTATAGTGGCACAAACGGACGTGTCTCTTTCACCGAGGTTATCTAGCTTCAGCAATTTGTCTAGCCCAAGATTTACTAATGGCTCCAAATGTGCTTCTTCTGAAATGAGATTGTCTTTAGATTCTTATTCAAAGGATGAGGATGAAAATCTGTACCGTCAGCTTGGAGAAGCGAGTATGGAAGCTAAGGCATCAAAGAATGAAGCATTAGCGGAGTCGTTAAAACGCCAAAAACTGGAGTTGGAAGCTATGGAAGCTATCAACAAG ATCAAAGATCTCGAATCTGCCCGTGTTCATGAAGTCAAGCTTAGAGAGAAAGCCGAGGAAGCCCTTAGAGCTACCGTGCAAGAACGAGAAAAGCTCataaaagagaaagaagaagCAATGGAAGAGCTACAGAGGACCACAAGAAACGTCACCCTACTAAACGGTTGTGTACAAGAAGCGAATTGTAAACATGATGAAGTTGCTGGCAAATTGAAACTAATCCAAGCATCTATCATGACTTTGCGAGAGGAAAAGCAGAGAATCAGACGACAAAAACTAGAAGCCGTTCGTTGGTTAGAACGTTGGAGAAGTCGCGGGCAAGCTGGAGCCACTACTTGTAATGGTTTCATCGGGATAGTCGAAGATTTGCCCGAGTTAGCTGAATTTTCATTGGCAGATGTCCAAACCGCAACGTGCAATTTCTCTGAAAGCTTCAAAATTGGAAAGGGAGGACACGGTTGTGTTTACAAGGGGGAAATGCTGGGTCGAACTGTGGCTATAAAGAAGTTGTATCCGCACAACATGCAAGGGCAATCTGAGTTTCAACAGGAG GCTCAAGTTCTCAGCAAATTACAACATCCTCATTTGGTAACTTTGCTCGGTGTATGCCCCGAAGCCTGGTCCCTGGTTTATGAGTATGTGCCCAATGGAAGTCTCCAAGACCGGCTTTTCCGGAAAACAAGTGTTTCTCCCTTGACTTGGAAGATTCGAGCACGGATAGTAGCCGAAATCTCCAGTGCTCTTTGCTTTCTGCACTCTGCCAAACCGGAAAAGATAGTCCATGGTGATTTGAAACCCGAAAACATTCTTCTTGATTCAGAACTAAGTTGCAAGATTTGCGATTTTGGTATCTCGAGGTTGGTCACGGAGGATAATCTATATTGCCCGAGTTTCCGTTGTAGTACAGAGCCAAAGGGTGCTTTCCCATATTCGGATCCAGAATTTCAGAGGATAGGTGTCCCGACTCCTAAGTCCGACATTTATGCCTTTGGGTTGATCATTCTACAGATGCTCACTAGAAGGCCACCAGTTGGGTTAGCCGGTGAGGTTCGAAAAGCCATATCGAGCGGTAAATTAGCTTTGATACTTGATAAATCAGCTGGAGAATGGCCTATGTTCGTGGCAAGACGTTTGGTTGATCTGGGGCTACAATGCTGTGAATCGTACGGTAGGGATCGGCCTGATCTAAAACCATCTGTGGTGAGGGAACTAGGGCAGTTGCATGTCACAGAGGAACGACCAGTGCCGTCTTTCTTTTTATGCCCCATTCTTCAG gaAATAATGCACGACCCTCAAGTGGCGGCCGATGGATTCACATACGAAGGAGAAGCCTTGCGTGGCTGGTTGGAAAATGGCCGTGAAACTTCACCGATGACTAATTTGAAGTTGAGTCATTTGCATCTTACTCCGAACCACGCCATACGTCAAGCCATTCAAAACTGGCTTTGCAAAGCTTGA